In the Thermodesulfobacteriota bacterium genome, one interval contains:
- the gmk gene encoding guanylate kinase encodes MMREGNIFIVSGPSGGGKTTLVKRVLEGLNNLRFSVSCTTRKPRAGEVNGRDYVFVTDGEFGKMIEEHKFAEYANVYGHMYGTPIAELENAAKTGVDLILDIDVQGAKQIKQRFSGGVYCFVLPSSFDILRQRLLERGSEKKGEIEKRLANARKEMEDIDNYDYIIVNDDLDRAAECLTSVIISARCSKDKSMGIVKKGYSTE; translated from the coding sequence ATAATGCGAGAAGGGAATATCTTCATAGTTTCGGGTCCTTCGGGAGGCGGGAAGACCACGCTCGTAAAAAGGGTGCTCGAAGGTCTGAACAATCTCAGGTTTTCGGTTTCCTGTACTACGAGAAAGCCGAGAGCGGGCGAAGTGAACGGGAGAGACTATGTTTTTGTCACCGACGGTGAGTTCGGAAAGATGATCGAAGAGCATAAATTCGCCGAATATGCTAATGTATACGGCCACATGTACGGCACCCCTATCGCGGAGCTTGAAAATGCGGCTAAAACGGGAGTCGACCTCATTCTAGACATAGATGTCCAGGGCGCAAAACAGATAAAGCAAAGGTTCAGCGGAGGGGTATACTGCTTTGTCCTCCCGTCGTCGTTTGACATTCTGAGGCAGAGACTTCTCGAGAGGGGGAGCGAAAAAAAGGGCGAGATTGAAAAGCGTCTCGCCAATGCCAGGAAGGAGATGGAAGACATAGACAACTATGATTATATTATTGTAAACGATGATCTCGACCGGGCTGCGGAGTGTCTTACATCTGTAATAATTTCGGCCAGGTGCAGTAAGGACAAGTCTATGGGGATTGTAAAGAAAGGGTATTCGACCGAATAA
- a CDS encoding arsenosugar biosynthesis-associated peroxidase-like protein has translation MDYYDPKDLKRFSEMGKFGQELMKKFFDYYNAATGEDGALTRREKALIALAVAHVKQCPYCIDAYTTQCLETGADPEQMTEAIHVAASMEAGITLIHGIQMHNALEKQGAL, from the coding sequence ATGGATTACTATGACCCGAAGGACCTGAAACGGTTTTCCGAGATGGGGAAATTCGGCCAGGAGCTGATGAAGAAGTTCTTCGATTATTACAACGCGGCTACCGGCGAGGACGGCGCGCTGACCAGAAGGGAGAAGGCCCTCATCGCACTTGCGGTCGCACACGTCAAACAATGCCCCTACTGCATCGACGCTTACACGACGCAGTGCCTGGAGACAGGGGCCGATCCGGAGCAGATGACGGAGGCTATACACGTGGCCGCATCCATGGAAGCGGGTATCACGCTGATACACGGTATCCAGATGCATAATGCGCTCGAAAAACAAGGCGCATTGTGA
- a CDS encoding sugar phosphate nucleotidyltransferase, whose amino-acid sequence MAGGEGKRFWPLSSRNKPKQFLSLTGEKSLLRQTVDRVLPLIPIEKVFVVTVAGYAEETLKHIPELPEENIVLEPEGKNTAPCIAYGTLRIKRSAKEPVIVVLPADHAVGDDEGFRDVLEFAYGAASVRLENGNYPLITLGVTPTMPETGYGYIKSAKKVVFASGPLNAYRVERFTEKPDLGTALGFLKEGGYYWNSGVFVWKASSIISDFSKIIPEWYEHFDEISASLGKPSEEVTVSSFYKTIEPGSIDKLILERSDNTVVIPVTYPWSDVGSWKTLDEFLRKGVDDNIFHGEGISVDSSGCLVFGDKRVIALVGVKDLVVVDSGDGILVLDKDKSQDVRKVAEELSKKNKD is encoded by the coding sequence ATGGCAGGCGGGGAGGGGAAGAGGTTCTGGCCGCTTAGCAGCCGGAATAAACCCAAGCAGTTTCTCTCGCTCACCGGCGAAAAGTCCCTCTTAAGGCAGACCGTTGACAGGGTCCTGCCCCTGATCCCGATTGAGAAGGTATTCGTCGTCACCGTCGCCGGATATGCGGAAGAGACCCTTAAACACATACCCGAGCTTCCGGAAGAAAATATCGTCCTCGAGCCCGAGGGGAAAAACACGGCGCCGTGCATTGCTTACGGTACTCTCAGAATCAAGCGTTCCGCAAAAGAGCCGGTTATCGTCGTCCTGCCCGCTGACCATGCGGTGGGCGACGACGAAGGGTTCCGGGATGTGCTTGAATTCGCCTATGGCGCTGCATCGGTCAGGCTTGAAAACGGAAACTACCCGCTTATTACACTCGGCGTAACGCCGACAATGCCCGAGACGGGTTACGGGTATATAAAATCCGCCAAGAAAGTCGTGTTCGCCTCGGGGCCCTTGAACGCGTACAGGGTCGAAAGGTTTACAGAAAAGCCCGATCTCGGCACTGCGCTCGGTTTCCTGAAGGAAGGCGGGTACTACTGGAACAGCGGGGTGTTCGTGTGGAAGGCCTCGTCTATAATCTCAGACTTTTCAAAGATTATTCCCGAATGGTACGAACATTTCGATGAAATTTCGGCGAGCCTGGGGAAACCCTCGGAAGAAGTTACAGTGTCTTCCTTTTATAAAACCATAGAGCCGGGCTCTATAGATAAACTGATACTCGAGCGTTCGGACAACACCGTCGTCATCCCGGTTACCTACCCGTGGAGCGACGTGGGCAGCTGGAAGACGCTAGACGAATTCCTGCGCAAGGGTGTGGACGACAACATATTTCATGGTGAGGGAATTTCGGTCGATTCGTCCGGGTGTCTCGTGTTCGGGGACAAGAGGGTCATAGCGCTCGTCGGAGTGAAGGATCTAGTGGTGGTCGACTCCGGGGACGGTATACTGGTTCTCGATAAGGATAAGTCGCAGGATGTGAGGAAGGTAGCCGAAGAACTTAGTAAAAAGAATAAAGATTAG
- a CDS encoding methyltransferase domain-containing protein: METKDQTRESVKEFYGRAAREPQASLCCPGGYPAEETSHIPREVTERFYGCGSPISLAGITTGETVLDLGSGAGIDCFIAAKKTGRAGKVIGVDMTDDMLRVANENKEAVSENLGYKNVEFRKGYLEEIPADADSADLITSNCVINLSPDKRKVFSEIWRVLKDRGRIVVSDIVSDREIPAHLKNDERLLGECISGSLAEDRFLSHMEQAGFYGIEVLDKKYWKCVENIEFYSVTVRGYKFRKTPGCIYTGQYATYKGPFKVIIDEEGHVFPRNQAVEVCTDTASKLSAAPYSGMFIITESGRKQEESSCCAPDGGGSCC; the protein is encoded by the coding sequence ATGGAGACAAAAGACCAAACGAGAGAGAGTGTAAAGGAATTTTACGGCAGGGCAGCCAGGGAACCTCAGGCGAGCCTCTGCTGTCCGGGCGGTTACCCGGCCGAGGAAACGAGCCACATACCCCGCGAGGTAACCGAAAGGTTCTACGGCTGCGGAAGCCCGATCAGCCTTGCGGGAATTACCACCGGAGAAACCGTGCTCGACCTGGGCTCGGGAGCGGGCATAGACTGCTTCATCGCGGCCAAGAAGACAGGGCGGGCGGGAAAGGTCATCGGCGTCGATATGACAGACGACATGCTCAGAGTAGCGAATGAAAACAAGGAGGCGGTATCGGAGAATCTGGGATACAAGAACGTTGAGTTCCGGAAGGGCTATCTCGAAGAGATACCCGCCGACGCCGACTCAGCAGACCTTATCACATCCAACTGCGTCATCAATCTTTCCCCCGACAAGCGGAAAGTATTCTCCGAGATATGGAGGGTGCTCAAGGACCGTGGAAGGATAGTCGTATCCGACATCGTTTCCGACCGCGAGATTCCCGCGCATCTGAAAAACGACGAGCGGCTTCTGGGCGAGTGCATTTCGGGCTCGCTTGCCGAAGACCGGTTTCTCTCCCACATGGAGCAGGCGGGTTTTTACGGCATAGAGGTGCTCGACAAAAAATACTGGAAGTGTGTCGAAAACATCGAATTCTATTCGGTCACTGTCAGGGGATACAAATTCCGGAAAACACCGGGCTGCATCTACACAGGACAGTACGCAACTTACAAAGGCCCCTTCAAGGTGATAATAGACGAAGAGGGACATGTTTTTCCCAGAAATCAGGCCGTCGAAGTATGCACGGATACTGCCTCCAAACTTTCCGCCGCCCCTTATTCGGGCATGTTTATAATAACGGAGTCAGGCAGGAAACAGGAGGAAAGCTCGTGCTGCGCGCCTGACGGCGGAGGCAGCTGCTGCTGA
- a CDS encoding HAD family phosphatase: MELKSVIFDFDGVIANTEPVHLGAFQLTLEGIGIELTEEDYYANYLAYDDKTFFRRLLDDRDYKHEEALIAELMERKTGHYDNLIKGRIEILPGVKSFIERIAGRYRLAIGSGALRAEITDILEFAGIGGYFEVIVSAEDVENCKPAPDVFLEVLKRLNSRASITGPIAAGECLVIEDSVSGIKAALSAGMKCLAVTNSYPAEELSHAHMVKESLGGVGIEDLIVLFPGL, translated from the coding sequence ATGGAATTAAAATCGGTGATTTTTGATTTCGACGGGGTGATAGCGAATACGGAGCCTGTCCATTTAGGCGCCTTCCAGCTTACACTCGAGGGCATCGGTATAGAGCTTACCGAAGAGGACTACTACGCCAACTACCTGGCATACGACGACAAGACTTTCTTCAGGAGGCTTCTCGATGACAGGGACTATAAGCACGAAGAAGCCCTCATTGCCGAGCTCATGGAAAGGAAGACCGGCCACTACGATAACCTGATAAAAGGCAGGATCGAGATACTGCCCGGAGTAAAGAGCTTCATCGAAAGGATAGCGGGCCGGTACCGTCTCGCTATAGGCTCAGGGGCGCTTAGGGCCGAGATCACGGATATACTCGAGTTCGCGGGGATCGGCGGATATTTCGAGGTAATCGTCAGCGCCGAGGACGTAGAGAACTGCAAGCCGGCCCCGGACGTGTTTCTCGAGGTGTTAAAAAGGCTCAACTCCCGGGCTTCGATTACAGGTCCTATAGCTGCCGGGGAGTGCCTCGTCATAGAGGATTCCGTTTCGGGAATCAAGGCCGCTCTCTCGGCAGGGATGAAGTGTCTCGCCGTAACGAACTCTTATCCGGCCGAAGAGCTTTCCCATGCGCATATGGTGAAAGAGAGCCTGGGCGGGGTCGGGATCGAAGACCTGATCGTATTGTTCCCGGGGCTTTGA